From a single Aminobacterium mobile DSM 12262 genomic region:
- a CDS encoding C69 family dipeptidase yields the protein MFFTFLILSVLLGILVPVRRASACSGLILGKDVSPTGKVLVAHNEDDSDRLLVRHALVPPRDHKPGTTFTCEEESAHIPQIPHTFGFFWSEVRGERGLSNADIFYNDHGVGIFSDSCRHIRSDHEPDCIAGGIGYGLRRALAEQAYSADHGVILAMKLLEQYGYRDSGRCYIIADANEAWMIQVVHGQHYCAVQIRDDEAAFIPNHYTIRKGDLNNRKFYCSKDLLNYASQKGWVSPHVLEEKDFDFAKAFQNPKRWRHKFNTFRQRHALSILTGREWGVNEELPMTVHPGKKIEFDKIKAIFRSHYEGTADDLRMDFSGFSPHYTPLRRICTGTTVEGIIAAFHEYPELTCLWIAPGRPCSHPYIPLHGGILSLPEGLSPIKRPIPALEEHCQPDMSLLDIDSKKWWNITQQQIITDLLYKDIHPSLQNWISFYEDSLMKQEEEIRQKAETLMLSGEKEEARTLLTAWGETISRQTAEKLEKFFAPFAPISLLTSATNIFKGDRSTELVVRFNLKGRHPVEKSILMGQGGLNHTLWATPIDQSLLEENGLWTLRFRVRELTEKALPCRSDFWLAGHDIEGKTFIARTIMQVYPQREDNTFLYNAK from the coding sequence GTGTTTTTTACCTTCTTAATTCTTTCTGTTCTTCTTGGCATCTTAGTTCCTGTTCGTCGCGCTAGTGCCTGTAGCGGTCTTATATTAGGGAAAGATGTTTCCCCTACAGGGAAAGTTCTTGTTGCTCATAATGAAGACGATAGTGATCGTCTTTTAGTGCGACACGCCCTTGTCCCCCCAAGAGACCACAAGCCTGGAACAACTTTTACATGCGAAGAGGAATCTGCCCATATCCCACAAATACCCCATACTTTTGGTTTTTTCTGGAGTGAAGTCCGAGGTGAACGTGGCCTTTCAAATGCAGATATATTCTATAACGACCACGGTGTTGGTATTTTTAGTGACAGCTGTCGACATATACGATCTGATCATGAGCCCGATTGCATAGCTGGCGGGATTGGATATGGCCTCCGCCGCGCTTTAGCTGAACAAGCTTACAGTGCTGACCATGGCGTAATATTGGCCATGAAGCTATTAGAACAATATGGATACCGAGATTCAGGTAGATGCTATATTATTGCCGATGCTAACGAAGCATGGATGATACAAGTAGTTCATGGCCAACACTATTGTGCCGTACAAATACGAGACGATGAAGCCGCTTTCATCCCTAACCATTACACCATCCGTAAAGGCGATCTAAATAATAGAAAGTTTTATTGCTCAAAAGATCTTCTGAATTACGCCTCACAAAAAGGCTGGGTATCGCCCCATGTGTTAGAAGAAAAAGATTTTGATTTTGCGAAAGCGTTCCAAAACCCTAAACGGTGGCGTCATAAGTTCAATACATTTCGTCAACGTCATGCTCTTTCGATTCTCACTGGCAGGGAATGGGGGGTCAATGAAGAGCTCCCAATGACAGTGCACCCAGGTAAAAAAATAGAATTTGATAAAATCAAGGCTATTTTCCGTAGCCACTATGAAGGTACAGCTGATGATTTACGTATGGATTTTTCAGGCTTCTCTCCTCACTATACTCCCTTACGGCGGATCTGCACTGGAACAACAGTAGAAGGGATTATAGCCGCCTTTCATGAATATCCAGAGCTCACTTGTCTTTGGATTGCCCCCGGCCGTCCTTGTTCTCACCCTTATATTCCATTACATGGCGGCATTCTCTCTTTACCAGAAGGACTTTCCCCCATAAAAAGACCTATTCCTGCTCTGGAAGAGCATTGTCAACCGGATATGTCTCTCCTTGATATAGACTCAAAAAAATGGTGGAATATTACTCAACAACAAATAATTACAGACTTGCTTTATAAAGATATCCATCCCTCTTTACAAAATTGGATCTCTTTTTATGAAGACTCTCTTATGAAACAAGAGGAAGAAATACGCCAGAAAGCTGAAACTTTGATGCTCTCTGGAGAAAAAGAGGAGGCCAGAACGCTTCTTACCGCATGGGGGGAAACTATTTCGCGACAAACAGCAGAAAAGCTGGAAAAGTTTTTCGCCCCCTTTGCTCCCATCTCACTGCTAACAAGCGCCACAAATATATTTAAGGGAGATAGATCTACCGAGCTTGTTGTCCGTTTCAACTTAAAAGGCCGACACCCCGTAGAGAAATCAATTCTTATGGGACAGGGGGGGCTCAACCATACTTTATGGGCAACGCCTATAGACCAAAGTCTTCTGGAAGAGAATGGTCTCTGGACTCTTCGTTTCCGAGTCCGAGAGCTTACAGAAAAAGCACTTCCATGCCGCTCTGATTTTTGGCTTGCCGGACATGATATTGAGGGTAAAACCTTTATAGCCCGTACTATTATGCAAGTGTATCCACAGCGAGAAGATAACACGTTCCTCTATAACGCTAAATAA
- a CDS encoding cupin domain-containing protein — MSQKIFEKGTKFEAEKMVEVQVGSVVSRTLIDHPTGTVTLFAFDKGQALSEHTAPYDALVQILNGKAEISLGGVSQLVAQGEWLIMPANVPHALKAVEAFKMALVMIRS; from the coding sequence ATGAGTCAGAAAATATTCGAGAAGGGAACAAAATTTGAGGCTGAAAAAATGGTAGAAGTTCAAGTTGGCTCAGTGGTAAGCCGTACACTTATTGATCATCCTACCGGCACTGTAACTCTTTTTGCTTTTGATAAAGGGCAGGCTCTAAGTGAGCATACAGCTCCTTACGATGCTTTGGTTCAAATCCTTAATGGGAAGGCAGAGATTAGTCTTGGAGGTGTATCTCAACTTGTAGCTCAAGGGGAGTGGCTTATTATGCCCGCCAATGTTCCTCATGCTTTGAAAGCGGTAGAAGCTTTCAAAATGGCATTAGTGATGATTCGTTCTTAA
- a CDS encoding ABC transporter ATP-binding protein: MAREKDSRTTGRNQIRTYMLPRGRRNIGNIEKAKNPHNTLLRLFFYFNRYRISVIFVCTLIVLYSILGLLAPYLMGVAIDLYISLKTTKGLVNIASLMLIVYVLNNIFQAIANRVTSNISQKALKQMRKDLFQHLQSLPLSFFDQTPAGDLMSRLTNDIDAISQAISLNITSLLASMLSMAGILIAMFILDTKLALASLFVVPLMFGFSEFVARYTRKGYQLLQKDLGTLNSVMEESISGAKVIKAFRKEGAVTEMFLLHNQRVYTAGIYANTYALLLMPLTGVLGNFFVIILVSLGSWLALKGLATVGLIATFINYGQNFIQPLRQVSNLYNTFQAALAGAERVFEIIDMEPEGEDNVCTVPGQPLRGHVCFDHVSFEYKPGIPIIKNLSFETKAGETVALVGPTGAGKTTITNLITRFYEIKEGRITIDKVDIRTIPKSCLRQQLGLVLQETFLFSDSVMENIRFGRLDATDEEVITAAKMAEADHFIGLLPQEYHTLLSERGSNLSQGQRQLLSIARAILANPRILILDEATSNVDTRTEIRIQNALLHLMEGRTSFVIAHRLSTIRNADQVLVINKGELVEKGTHEELLQRQGFYYHLYISQFKGHLI; encoded by the coding sequence ATGGCGCGTGAAAAGGATTCCCGCACTACTGGGAGAAATCAGATTCGAACGTACATGCTCCCTAGAGGAAGGCGGAATATCGGCAACATAGAAAAAGCTAAAAATCCGCACAATACACTACTTCGACTTTTTTTCTATTTCAACCGTTATAGAATCTCTGTAATATTTGTATGCACTCTTATAGTTCTTTACTCTATTTTAGGCCTCCTTGCCCCCTACCTTATGGGAGTTGCCATAGACCTCTACATTTCCCTTAAAACTACGAAAGGTTTAGTTAACATCGCTTCACTCATGCTCATCGTTTATGTATTAAATAACATATTTCAAGCTATTGCCAATAGAGTCACGAGCAATATTTCTCAAAAAGCTCTCAAACAAATGCGTAAGGATCTTTTTCAACATCTTCAATCTCTGCCTCTCAGTTTTTTTGACCAAACCCCTGCAGGAGACTTAATGAGTCGCCTCACAAATGACATTGATGCTATTAGCCAAGCCATATCTTTAAATATAACATCTCTGCTTGCCAGCATGTTATCAATGGCAGGCATTTTAATAGCCATGTTTATATTAGACACCAAATTAGCCTTGGCCTCCTTATTCGTGGTACCACTTATGTTTGGGTTCTCAGAATTTGTAGCTCGCTACACTCGAAAAGGATACCAACTGTTACAAAAAGACTTGGGTACTCTTAACAGCGTGATGGAAGAATCTATTAGCGGAGCTAAAGTCATCAAGGCTTTTCGCAAAGAAGGAGCCGTAACAGAAATGTTTCTACTCCATAACCAAAGGGTATATACGGCAGGAATTTACGCTAACACCTATGCCCTTTTATTGATGCCCCTAACAGGCGTACTCGGAAATTTTTTTGTTATCATCCTTGTGAGCTTAGGGAGTTGGCTGGCATTAAAGGGACTTGCTACTGTAGGTTTGATCGCTACGTTCATCAATTATGGGCAAAACTTTATTCAGCCACTTCGCCAGGTATCGAACTTATACAATACTTTTCAGGCAGCTTTAGCTGGCGCAGAGAGAGTTTTCGAAATTATAGATATGGAACCAGAAGGTGAAGACAACGTTTGTACTGTTCCTGGGCAACCACTTCGTGGACATGTATGTTTCGACCACGTTTCTTTTGAGTATAAACCTGGGATACCAATCATTAAAAATCTTTCTTTTGAAACAAAAGCAGGAGAAACCGTAGCATTAGTAGGACCTACAGGAGCCGGAAAAACCACTATCACTAATCTCATCACTCGTTTTTATGAAATTAAAGAAGGGCGAATTACCATCGATAAGGTAGATATCCGCACTATACCCAAATCTTGCTTGCGGCAACAACTCGGCCTCGTACTACAAGAAACCTTTTTATTTTCCGATTCCGTTATGGAAAATATCCGTTTCGGGCGCTTAGACGCAACTGACGAAGAAGTAATAACTGCCGCAAAAATGGCTGAAGCAGATCATTTCATTGGCCTCTTGCCACAAGAATATCACACACTACTATCAGAACGAGGAAGCAACCTTAGCCAAGGACAACGTCAACTTCTCTCTATCGCTCGTGCTATCCTCGCCAATCCAAGAATTTTAATATTAGACGAAGCGACAAGCAACGTAGACACACGTACTGAAATTCGGATTCAAAACGCTCTTCTACATCTTATGGAAGGACGGACCAGTTTCGTAATCGCTCACCGTTTAAGTACAATCCGCAATGCTGACCAGGTTCTTGTAATAAACAAAGGAGAACTTGTTGAAAAAGGAACCCATGAAGAGTTATTACAACGTCAAGGATTTTATTACCATTTATATATAAGTCAGTTTAAAGGACACCTCATATGA
- a CDS encoding helix-turn-helix domain-containing protein, whose product MIIFIAKEIIELSIPMDTVVHKGFFIKEEIGMIGHRIKVVRRKRGLTQQELAEIIGVTKLTISRWERGERSPNAEMVFAVAKALQTTSSYLLGETDCADGYEKENSFMLRAMRQYLELSLYEAAGILGISPQTLEYLEREESRGSIEDKTLIIKKYGIYMARLDNDSGVYQEKKQSAMDFEVLLKIMASYDPDIVLHLRSLAKNVEEISEEDWEFLANLLKISLKRILKK is encoded by the coding sequence ATGATAATTTTTATAGCCAAAGAGATTATTGAGTTATCTATTCCAATGGATACAGTAGTCCATAAGGGCTTTTTTATTAAAGAGGAGATAGGGATGATCGGGCACAGGATAAAAGTAGTTCGACGCAAAAGAGGCTTAACTCAGCAGGAGTTAGCGGAGATTATTGGAGTCACGAAGCTAACAATTTCTCGATGGGAACGAGGAGAACGTTCCCCAAACGCAGAGATGGTATTTGCTGTGGCAAAGGCTTTGCAAACAACTTCCTCTTATCTTTTGGGTGAAACAGATTGCGCTGATGGCTATGAAAAAGAGAATAGTTTTATGTTGCGGGCTATGCGGCAATATCTAGAGCTAAGTTTGTATGAAGCGGCAGGTATTCTAGGCATTTCTCCGCAAACCTTAGAGTATTTAGAAAGAGAGGAAAGTAGAGGATCTATAGAAGATAAAACTTTAATTATAAAAAAATATGGTATCTATATGGCTCGTCTAGATAATGATTCAGGTGTTTATCAAGAGAAAAAACAGAGTGCTATGGACTTTGAGGTATTGTTAAAAATCATGGCATCATATGATCCAGATATAGTTCTCCACTTACGCAGCCTTGCAAAAAATGTTGAAGAGATTTCTGAAGAAGACTGGGAATTTTTAGCTAACCTTCTGAAAATTTCCTTAAAGCGTATTTTGAAAAAATAG
- a CDS encoding thioredoxin family protein produces the protein MKIQVIGRICPDCDKVFEMTKQTLTTLNIVNDIERVTETREIIKHFGMVHIPAVAVDGKVLFSGEIPNEEKMKKLFSRYRN, from the coding sequence ATGAAGATTCAGGTCATTGGGCGAATATGCCCAGATTGTGACAAGGTTTTCGAGATGACCAAACAGACTCTGACTACCCTTAATATTGTTAATGACATTGAGCGCGTAACAGAGACAAGGGAGATCATCAAACATTTTGGGATGGTGCATATCCCAGCCGTAGCTGTAGATGGGAAAGTACTTTTTTCTGGAGAGATTCCTAACGAGGAAAAAATGAAAAAGCTCTTCTCTCGATACAGAAACTGA
- a CDS encoding ABC transporter ATP-binding protein, with protein sequence MDYILKLRSFLKPYKKQSFIALLLLVSLVVMDLFIPRLIQRIIDYGITARNRQIVIHTALLMVSLSVLGAFTAIGNNFFSIQVGEGVARDLREHLFFKIQNYSFSDLDKQKTGEIMVRLTSDVNTIKGLVQMSLRIGTRAPLLMIGSLILMFKTSQKLAFTILPLLLLTSGVLFFFILKIEPLFQSIQQKLDRLNTVLQENISGIRLVKAFVRAHSESQRFEVCNEALFDQSVKVMMLMSYMAPILTLLVNIGIVIVLWTGGFQAAQGNITTGQIVAFTNYLLTTMTPLVMMTMLSNVWASGIISAQRIQEIMETSPDTRKRLEKIALPPTIQGHIVFEDVSFSYNSDNSRESTLKGINFEALPGETVAILGATGSGKSTLVNLIPRFYDVTAGRILIDGLDIQTIQHSSLLAHIGIVPQEIILFSGTVRDNICYGSPHATDEEIITAAHIAQVHDFIMGLPQGYNSYIEQRGMNLSGGQKQRIAIARAILPRPQILILDDSTSAVDIETETKIQNAIKVFAAKQTIFIVAQRISTVLNADKIIVLDNGHIVAEGPHNKLIQTNSIYQEIYISQLGEKSGQERQV encoded by the coding sequence ATGGATTACATTTTAAAGCTCCGTTCTTTTTTAAAACCATATAAGAAACAATCTTTTATAGCTCTTCTTCTACTCGTATCTCTTGTTGTAATGGACCTTTTTATTCCTCGACTTATACAAAGAATCATTGATTACGGCATAACAGCTCGCAATCGTCAAATTGTAATTCATACGGCCTTGTTAATGGTCAGTCTCTCTGTTTTAGGTGCCTTCACCGCCATTGGGAACAACTTTTTTTCCATACAAGTTGGAGAAGGTGTAGCTCGAGATCTACGAGAACATCTCTTCTTCAAGATCCAAAACTATTCTTTCAGCGACCTCGACAAGCAAAAGACAGGAGAAATTATGGTGCGCCTTACCAGCGATGTAAACACAATAAAAGGTCTTGTACAAATGTCTTTACGTATAGGGACACGAGCACCGCTGCTCATGATTGGCAGTCTCATCCTTATGTTTAAAACAAGTCAAAAGCTGGCCTTCACCATTCTGCCCCTTCTTCTGCTTACATCAGGAGTTCTATTTTTTTTCATACTTAAAATAGAACCCCTTTTTCAATCTATACAACAAAAGCTAGACCGACTTAATACTGTTTTACAAGAAAACATCAGCGGAATACGGTTAGTCAAAGCTTTTGTGCGAGCTCATTCAGAAAGTCAACGATTTGAGGTCTGCAATGAAGCACTCTTCGATCAATCCGTTAAAGTTATGATGCTCATGTCTTACATGGCACCCATACTAACGCTTCTCGTAAACATCGGCATAGTAATAGTACTGTGGACTGGAGGGTTTCAGGCAGCTCAAGGAAATATAACCACAGGACAAATAGTGGCTTTCACGAATTACCTTCTCACTACCATGACCCCTCTTGTAATGATGACAATGCTATCGAATGTTTGGGCAAGCGGAATTATTTCAGCTCAGCGTATACAAGAAATCATGGAAACATCACCAGACACACGCAAGCGATTAGAAAAAATAGCACTGCCCCCTACAATTCAGGGGCATATTGTTTTTGAAGATGTTTCTTTCAGCTATAATAGCGACAACTCTAGGGAGTCAACCTTAAAAGGAATCAATTTTGAAGCTCTTCCAGGAGAAACAGTGGCTATTCTTGGCGCTACTGGATCTGGTAAATCCACTCTCGTCAACTTAATTCCAAGATTTTATGACGTTACTGCCGGTCGAATTTTAATTGATGGACTTGATATACAGACTATTCAACATAGCTCGTTGCTCGCCCATATAGGCATTGTTCCTCAAGAAATTATTCTCTTTTCAGGAACTGTACGAGATAACATCTGTTACGGCTCGCCCCATGCTACTGATGAAGAGATAATTACTGCTGCCCACATAGCTCAAGTCCATGACTTTATTATGGGTCTCCCCCAAGGATACAATTCTTATATTGAGCAACGTGGCATGAACTTGTCTGGCGGCCAAAAACAACGTATCGCCATTGCTCGAGCCATTCTTCCTCGTCCTCAAATTCTAATCCTCGATGACAGCACCAGTGCAGTGGATATAGAAACTGAAACGAAAATACAGAACGCTATTAAAGTTTTTGCTGCAAAACAAACCATCTTTATAGTGGCTCAGCGCATCTCTACCGTATTAAATGCCGATAAAATAATAGTTTTAGATAACGGACATATAGTAGCAGAGGGGCCTCATAACAAATTGATACAGACAAACTCTATCTATCAAGAAATTTACATATCACAGCTTGGCGAAAAAAGTGGACAAGAAAGACAGGTATAA